In the genome of Solibacillus silvestris, one region contains:
- a CDS encoding ATPase, with protein sequence MDAKIDVADCMFLISDEKMCQFQQLIDELDLFTLILPFSEDSYQRSIIIFDIWYLLNTEEADRIAHPENIMIYPMRNYLLDRIKNFQIKRYIQLALYENDKLAFICAIYIYLKLDQFVLEKMKKNEEIAINFLALREFKDKSLRPYYDSKYIEVENYPKQLALLQSTVVKELQEIMEEHEQPLKLIFEQAIDEASEIYEAVFGLINDWGGRVS encoded by the coding sequence ATGGACGCTAAAATAGATGTAGCAGATTGCATGTTTTTAATTTCTGATGAAAAAATGTGCCAATTTCAACAATTGATAGATGAACTTGACTTGTTCACGTTAATACTACCTTTCAGTGAGGATTCATACCAGCGTTCTATCATAATATTTGATATTTGGTATTTACTGAATACAGAAGAGGCTGACCGTATTGCTCATCCCGAAAACATTATGATTTATCCAATGCGGAATTATTTACTAGATAGAATTAAAAACTTTCAAATAAAACGTTATATTCAGCTTGCGTTATATGAGAACGATAAACTGGCATTTATCTGTGCGATATATATTTATTTGAAACTCGATCAGTTTGTTTTAGAGAAAATGAAGAAAAATGAAGAAATTGCGATAAACTTTCTAGCCCTTAGAGAATTCAAAGATAAAAGTTTACGACCTTACTATGATTCGAAATATATAGAAGTTGAAAATTACCCGAAACAACTGGCGTTATTGCAAAGTACGGTAGTAAAAGAATTGCAGGAAATTATGGAGGAACATGAACAGCCACTCAAACTTATATTTGAACAAGCAATTGATGAGGCAAGTGAAATTTATGAAGCTGTATTTGGATTGATAAATGATTGGGGTGGGCGAGTATCATGA